The genomic region CTGCTGCTCCTTGCGCTCGGCCAGCACCACCGGCAGCGGTCGTGGCCGCCCCAGGTGGAAGCCCTGCGCGACCCGCACGCCGAGCCTGGTCAGCGCCTCGACCTGGGTCGGGCGTTCCACCCACTCGGCCACCGCGGACAGGCCCAGGCCGCGGGCGATCTCCATGATGCCGGTGACCAGCACGCCGTCCCTGCTGCCGGTGTCGATGCCGCGGACGAACTCGCCGTCGATCTTCAACCCGGTGATCGGCAGGTGCTTGAGGTGCACGAACGAGCCGAAACCGGAGCCGAAGTCGTCCAGGGTGATCCGGCAGCCGATGGCGCGCAGCTGCTCGGCCAGGTGCCGGGCCGCGTCCAGGTTGGTCACCGCGGCGGTCTCGGTGATCTCCAGGCCCAGCCGGCCGGGGGCCACGCCCGCGCTGGCCAGGCGGTCCAGCACGAAGGCGGCGAAGTCCTCGTCCTCGAGGGTGCGGCCGGAGACGTTGACGTTGAACCGCAGCATCGGGTCCGGGTTGCGCACCAGCTGGTCGATGGCCTCGCCCAGCACCCAGCGGTCGATGTCGTGCACCAGGTTGCTGCGCTCGGCCGCGGGCAGGAACTCCGCCGGTCCGGGCGTGGGCTGGTGCCCGTCCTCCAGGCGCAGCAGCAGCTCGTAGCCGACCGTGCGGGAGGTGCGCAGGTTGACCATCGGCATGGCGTGCAGCGCGAAACCGCCGCGTTCGAGGGCCCGGCGCAGCCGGTCCAGCACCGAGACCCGCTTGGCGGTGTCGGCGTAGTGCGCGGGGTCGTAGACGGTGACCCGGTTGCGGCCGTTGCCCTTGGAGGCGTACAGCGCCAGGTCGGCGTTGGCCAGCACCGCCTCCCAGCCACCGGCCGGGTCGAACTTGGCCACGCCGGTGCTGGCGGTCATCCTGGTCGCCGCGCCACCGGCCACAACGGACAGTGCGGCCACCGCGGCACCCAGGCGCTCGGCGATCTCCACCGCCTCCTCGGTGGCCACTCCCGGCAGCACCACGGCGAACTCGTCGCCGCCGAGCCGCCCGAGCAGCTGACCGGGCCGCAGCTTCTCCCGCAGCGCCGCGCCCAGGGTGCGCATCACGCGGTCGCCGACGGCGTGCCCGCGCAGGTCGTTCACATCCTTGAAGTTGTCCAGGTCCAGCAACAGCAGCGTGCCGTCCGCGCCGGAGGCCAGCTGGCGCTCCAGCTCGCGGGTCAGCGCGCGCCGGTTGGGCAGGCCGGTCAACGGGTCCTCATCGGCCATCCGCAGCAGCTCGCTGTGCAGCTGTCGGGACTGGGTGACATCCCGCGCGGTGCCCAGCATCCGCTCCGGCGCGCCCGCGGCGTCGCAGATGACCTCGCCGAAGCACTCGAAGATCCGCTCGTCGCCGTTGTCAGCGCGGCAGATCCGGTGCGTGTAGGAGAACTTCTCGCCGGTGGTCAGCGACTGCTGGATGGCCCGGTCGACCAGCGGCCGGTCCTCCGGCGGCACCAGGGCCAGGTAGCCGGCGTAGGTCAGCGCGGCGCCCGGCTCGTAGCCGAGCATCTCCAGCAGCGCCTCCGACCACAGCACCCGGTCGTCGTTGACGAACCACTCCCAGTTGCCCATCTGCCCGAGCACCTGGGCCCGGTGCAGCGCCTGGGCCTGGTGCACGGCCTGCAGCTCGCGGTCGCGCCACTGGGTGATGTCGGCGGCCCGGTAGAGCAGCTCGCGGCCGGACTCCAGCATGGTGCAGGTGATCTCCAGCCAGGTCGGCGGCTCACCGGTGGAGTTGGGGGCCAGCACGGGCTCGCCGCCGGAGGGGCCGTCGGGCACGCCGGGCAGCAGCGCGGGCAGCGACCGGCCCAGCGCCTGCGCCTCCGGCACCCGCAGCAGGGTCGCGAAGGCCGGGTTCAGCCACCGGAGCCTGCCTGCGAGGTCGGTGACGGCCACGCCGAAGTCGACGGTGCGCAACACCGCCTCCGCGCCGACCTCGTCCGTCACCTGCGCCTCCTTGCCGCCGGGCGCCATCGTCATCTCCCTGTGCACGTGCGGGCAAGAGCCCTCTTCCGGGCTCCGAGCTCTGGTTGACGACTATCGCAGTCGTTCCAAACCTCGGGCAGAGTCAACCAGACCCGCCGCCATCCGTCGCAACTCGCTGAGCTCCGCGCCGTCCTCGGCCGCGGTCATGACGTCCTCGGCCGCGCAGCGTAGCTGGAAAAGCCGGTCCTGGAGATCGGCGAGCTCGGCCGCGGAGAGCACCACGGCGTCCTCCGGCAGCCCGCCCCGCTGCACCTGGGCCCGCCGCTCGTAGGCGCGCTGCCGGCAGGGCTGGGCGCAGTAGCGGCGAGGTCTGCCGATCCGGCCGGAGTCGGGTAACGGGCGCCCGCACCAC from Crossiella sp. CA-258035 harbors:
- a CDS encoding EAL domain-containing protein → MTMAPGGKEAQVTDEVGAEAVLRTVDFGVAVTDLAGRLRWLNPAFATLLRVPEAQALGRSLPALLPGVPDGPSGGEPVLAPNSTGEPPTWLEITCTMLESGRELLYRAADITQWRDRELQAVHQAQALHRAQVLGQMGNWEWFVNDDRVLWSEALLEMLGYEPGAALTYAGYLALVPPEDRPLVDRAIQQSLTTGEKFSYTHRICRADNGDERIFECFGEVICDAAGAPERMLGTARDVTQSRQLHSELLRMADEDPLTGLPNRRALTRELERQLASGADGTLLLLDLDNFKDVNDLRGHAVGDRVMRTLGAALREKLRPGQLLGRLGGDEFAVVLPGVATEEAVEIAERLGAAVAALSVVAGGAATRMTASTGVAKFDPAGGWEAVLANADLALYASKGNGRNRVTVYDPAHYADTAKRVSVLDRLRRALERGGFALHAMPMVNLRTSRTVGYELLLRLEDGHQPTPGPAEFLPAAERSNLVHDIDRWVLGEAIDQLVRNPDPMLRFNVNVSGRTLEDEDFAAFVLDRLASAGVAPGRLGLEITETAAVTNLDAARHLAEQLRAIGCRITLDDFGSGFGSFVHLKHLPITGLKIDGEFVRGIDTGSRDGVLVTGIMEIARGLGLSAVAEWVERPTQVEALTRLGVRVAQGFHLGRPRPLPVVLAERKEQQNGIRRALPMPAETPEQPAVQP